The DNA sequence ctgatggtcatagtggaacacgactgattatcatggGAAGGAGATGCACCTAGGACTGACTATCAACAAGCATGGCAAGGCGGTGTGGTAAAGCGGCAAGCCTACCTGCCAGGTAAGGCCTTTCCGGTGAGTGTTACGTTCTAGCTGTCAGGTAAGGCCTTTCCGGTGGGTGTTACGTTCTAGCTGTCAGGTAAGGCCTTTCCGGTGGGTGTTACGTTCTAGCTGTCAGGTAAGGCCTTTCTGGTGGGTGTTACGTTCTACCTGTCAGGTAAGGCCTTTCCGGTGGGTGTTACGTTCTACCTGTAAGATAAGGCCTTTCTGGTGAGAGTTACGTTCTACCTGTCAGGTAAGGCCTTTCTGGTGAGAGTTACGTTCTACCTGTCAGGTAAGGCCTTTCCGGTGGGTGTTACGTTCTACCTGTCAGGTAAGGCCTTTCTGGTGGGTGTTACGTTCTACCTGTCAGGTAAGGCCTTTCTGGTGGGTGTTACGTTCTACCTGTCAGGTAAGGCCTTTCCGGTGAGAGTTACGTTCTACCTGTCAGGTAAAGCCTTTCTGGTGGGTGTTACGTTCTACCTGTCAGGTAAGGCCTTTCCGGTGAGAGTTACGTTCTAGCTGTCAGGTAAGGCCTTTCCGGTGAGAGTTACGTTCTAGCTGTCAGGTAAGGCCTTTCCGGTGAGTGTTGCGTTCTAcctggcgttcagctgtccacaaaggcaccaaatcctgtgaggccaacagaatcgctgcagcagagcaacacagacaggtccaggaaaagcagtgccagcaagtcccctgacagccgccaccatcccctgtccacactgcgtcagaaccttccgggcgcggattgacctgaccagtcatctgcgcatccacagagcccaacccacccacccctaggatgactagatggtcctcgttgatcccgacggacgaaccacacgttCTAGCTGTAAGGTAAGGCCTTTCTGGTGGGTGTTACGTTCTGGCTGTCAGGTAAGGCCTTTCCGGTGGGTGTTACGTTCTAGCAGTCAGGTAAGGCCTTTGCCCTGGTGGTGGCTGTCATTGATGGAGCTGCTGGCGACAGCTTGGGCTTTGTCTTACTGGGCGGGTCTGTATCGATTGGATGTCGCGCTGCTTGGTGgctggggaaagggagggggggggggtgagtgttgggctcaactctctctctctctctctctctctctctctctgtgtctctgtctctgtctatgtctctctctctcatcgaccCTCTAATTAAAAACGGAGACGGGATCAAAAAATCTCATAATTACCAATTACAGCCCTCGAAAAATTAATAAAGAatttcgacctctctctctccccactcactcactctctctctctctctatctatctatctatctatgtctctcagctattctacttcttcttgttgtccacctcctctttctccttctccgctttttactactgctactactaagtcacaccgttaaatgtattaagtactggctcaagttaacacaaatggatgaacacagactgccatataaagcatacaaaatgttgttagacttagataataagggtagaagaaattgggtttcaaatgttagaaagaaattatatgagtacggttttggttttgtatggctaaatcaaggtgttgaagatataaatgtttttattcgtgtgttccgcgaaagattggttgattgtagatggcaaagttggaattctcatatccaggacagtgacagatttaagctgtacagaatgatcaataatttgcataatgttccaatttatatgcgtatgcatattgctagaggtttgaagtatttaatgacgaaatttaggttcggtgtctctgatatttttactcatcagtatcgttataggcagtcaaacatttgtaatttgttatgcccattatgcaaagaatcaactgaagatgaggtccattttgtgcttagttgtccagcattgataaatattagagaacgattaattccactcaaattttatagacagccttgtttatttaaactcattttgttattgtcgtctacgaacgaaactattgtacaacattttgctttatatgtgcatagagcttttaaacaacgcaatgcttatgtaacgtaattttttctttgtagtaatatgcgacttaatgtcaattccatgtgtacccccttctaaggggctatggcctatatgaataaaacatctacatctacatctactaagtcacacaatacacacacacacacacacatacaagtcacacacacacacacacacacacgtcacaacacacacacacacgtcacaacacacacacacacacacacacacacacacacacacgtcacacacacacacacacacacacacacacacacacacacaaacaacacacacacacacacacacacaagtcacaacacacacacacacacacacacacacacacacacacacaaacaacacacacacacacacacacacacacacacacacacacacacaaacaaacaacacacacacacacacacacacacacacacacacacacacacacacacacaaacaacacacacacacacacacacacacacacacacacaaacaaacaaacaacacacacacacacacacacacacacacacacacacacacacacaaagtcacacacacacacacacacacacacacacacacaggtcacacacacacacacacacacacacacacacacacacacacagcccaaccaAGCAGAGCGGACAAATCGATAACTGGCggtgtggagagaaagggaaagggagataaTGAGAACTCAGCTGCTGACACAAACCACGCGCCCTGCTCCCTGTAGTCGGCACGGCAATGGCGTGCTGGTGAAAAGCCTTGTGCGTCATGCATCATGTGTGCTTTTGTCATTGAGTGActgttgtgggggtgtgtgtgtgtgtgtgtgtgtgtgtgtgtgtgtgtgtgtgtgtgtgtgtgtgtgtacgatgcgtgtgtgtgtgtgtgtgtgtgtgtgtgttctgtgacttgcgtgtgtgtgtgtgtgtgtgtgtgtgtgtgtgttgtgtgatttgtgtgtgtgtgtgtgtgtacgtgtacgtgcgtgcatgtgtgtgcgtgtgtgtgtgtgtgtgtgcgtgtgtatgtacgtgtgtgtgtgtgtgtacgtgtgtgtgtgtgtacgtgtgtgtgtgtgtacgtgtgtgtgtgtgtgtgtacgtgtgtgtgtgcaagaataaGTTACCACCCTCTGTGAACGCAGGCCCGCTCTGCATATCACACGGATTGTATCACCccacccttttctctgtctgtctgtctctgtctctctctgtctgtctccctctctctctctccccctctctctcctctctctctctctcctctctctctctccctctccccctctctctcccctctccctccccctctctctccccctctctctcctccccctctctctccccctctctctcctctctctctctccctctccccctctctctctccccctctctctcctccccctctctctccccctctctctcctccccctctctctccccctctctctcctctctctctctccctctcccccctctctctccccctctctctcctctctctctccccctctctctcctctctctctctccccctctctctctccccctctctctcctctctctctctccctctccccctctctctctccccctctctctcctctctctctctccctctccccctctctctctccccctctctctcacccccctctctctctccctctctttccctctccctctctctctctctccctctctttcccctctctctctatttctctcaggGACGGATGCAAAAAAACGTACCCTGTaggcttaaccccccccccccccccctgattttttttattattttattttaatttttatatattttttaattataatatCTTTAATAAAGTCAAACTGCCCAAGAAAAGCTCACTGCTGGAAGCATTACAATGGTACGTGTCTATAATCGTCCGTGTGACCCACTCCTGTCCGGGCGAACAGAATGAACAAACATCTTTCCAGAGCTCACTACACGTGACAAACGTTACACACATCATGGTCATCAACAGACGTGACTCCCTTTCCAGGAGACAAACAGTATCAACTGCCTTTCAGCTCGCGTGTCAACGGTCAGCTGCACACGTCAAAAATCGTCCTGGTTGTCAACATTCTGTTTACTCCCCACCCGCGACAGTTCAGAGCCGGACAGTTCAGAGCCGGACAGGGACCGGCGACAGCACCCCAACATGATGTTCTGGAACTCCTGACGGAACTTGGACCCCGTCAGGCAGTACAGGTAGAAGTTGATACCAAAGTTCGACAACCCCACCACGAAGAAGAACTCGTACAGGAAGTAGTGAAAGGCCCGAGACTCTTCGTCCTCGGAGGCGAAGTCCTGAAAGAAGCTGTTGTAGGCCATCAGAGGAATGGTCACCACGATGAAAGCTCCGGACACGATGATGATCGTTAACGTCGTCGACGATGTCTTCTTCCGGCGGTTGTTGTCGCTGTCGCCGACGCCGGCGGAGAGCTGCTGCCGGGCGTGTCTGGCGGCGACGGTCAGTTTCCAGACGAGGACGGTGTTGCTGCAGAGGAGGAAGGCGCAGGGTAGGAGGGAGTAGATGAACATGTCCAGCCTGACCCACACCGCCACCCAGAACTGCTGATACCCCGGGTACCCGAACGTGCATCGGACGCCGTCACCGCCGACCGTGACCAGCTGGTAGCCGTACAGGGTGTGCGCGTAGAGCGAGAAGcagatgagggtgatgagggcgATGACGACGAGGCTCTTGCGGCGCGTGCAGATGAGGTTGACGCGGTGAGGGAGGGCGACGGAGGCGGCCCGCTGCACGGTGAGGGCCACGATGAGCCAGGCCGACAGGGCGGCGCTGCTGTTCATCACCCAGATCCCCACTTTACACACCGCCACGTGACTGGCGTACAGGTCATACCTGGACATACCGCCACGTGACTGACGTACAGGTCATAcctggacaccaccaccaccacgtgactGGCGTACAGGTCATacctgtacaccaccaccaccacgtgactGGCGTACAGGTCATACCTGTACACCACCGGACACGTGACTGACGTACAGGTCATACCTGGACACCACCGGACACGTGACTGACGTACAGGTCATACCTGGACACCACACGTCACgtcatggggtggtggtggtggtgatggatatgatgatgataatgatagtgatggtgatgatagtgatggcgatgatgatgatgatgatgatgatgatgatgatgatagtgatggtgatgatgatggtgctgatggtgctgatggtggtggtggtggtggtggtggtggtggtggtggtgatggatatgatgatgatgatgatgatagcgatgatggtgatgatagtgatgatgatgatgatgatagtgactatgatgatggtagtgatgacgatgatgatggtggtggtggtggtggtggtggtggtggatatgatgatgatgatgatgatagtgatggtgatgatagtggtggcgatgatgatgatgatgatgatgatagtgatggtgatgatgatggtggtgatggtgctgatggtggtggtggtggtggtgatggacatgatgatgatagcgTTGAAggtgatgatagtgacgatgatgatgatgatgatagtgactatggtgatggtagtgatgatgatgatgctggtggtggtggtaatgatgatgacagtggtggtgatgatgatgatagtgatggtgatggtgatagcgatgatgatgatgatgatggtgaggaggaggaggaggatggtgatgatgtggttgatggtaatgatggtgatgaagatgatgg is a window from the Babylonia areolata isolate BAREFJ2019XMU chromosome 15, ASM4173473v1, whole genome shotgun sequence genome containing:
- the LOC143290085 gene encoding uncharacterized protein LOC143290085, yielding MTTPYSLYNDHSTTTTTTTNTTHSDGLGGAGREGGGGQGVLEAIPFVQDGVDGGWFGRLGTSAILLLGTFGNVMVIVILRRLRAGWSAMNVYLTSLAVSDTAMVYTGTLPIWTRKMFRYDLYASHVAVCKVGIWVMNSSAALSAWLIVALTVQRAASVALPHRVNLICTRRKSLVVIALITLICFSLYAHTLYGYQLVTVGGDGVRCTFGYPGYQQFWVAVWVRLDMFIYSLLPCAFLLCSNTVLVWKLTVAARHARQQLSAGVGDSDNNRRKKTSSTTLTIIIVSGAFIVVTIPLMAYNSFFQDFASEDEESRAFHYFLYEFFFVVGLSNFGINFYLYCLTGSKFRQEFQNIMLGCCRRSLSGSELSGSELSRVGSKQNVDNQDDF